gacgagcaaaaaaagaaacaatttcgcagaaagttggcaaaggagaaagaaagaagaagaatttagagtgtaacgataagggcaaaagaaggcaggggaatacccagcgaaatttcggaagaaggagaaggacctgtgaaaacaataaaagaaccaacaccaatgggagaacccaagtccagttacactgccgcagaaccaacaaaagaagtaaacgttgggactatagaagaacctctaatattgagaattggaaccaagatggatgaagaagaagaagaaagaactgttaaccttttgcgagaatataaagacattttcgcagggagcatggatgagataccgggaatagatccatcaattgcatgtcacaagttggagattaacaagaatgtgagaccatttaaacaaagaataagaaaaatcgcaacagcctaccattcccaaatagaagaagaactacagaaaatgcttgatgcaggaattataagagaagctaaatacccagagtggatagcgaacatggtcattgttccaaaaaaaacaaaggaataaggatttgcatagatttcactgatttaaacaaagcctgccctaaagatagctttccgttaccagatattcctcaaatggtggaatcagcagcgggaaatgatagggtatcgtctttagatgggtacaaaggatataaccaatccctctcgctgaagaagatcaagagcatactgtttttcgcccctagaggtttatattgttacacgaaaatgccatttggtttgcgaaatgcgggagcaacataccaaagaatggtagagaaggtgttcgcgaaatggatacacaaaacattagaagtatacgtggacgacatgttagtaaagagtaaagaagccaaagaccatgtacaggacctgagggagatttttgaacaaatgcggcagtatgacattaaactgaatcctgagaagtgtaccattggagttgcatcgggaaaaattttaggctacattgtatcaaaggaaggaatacaggttgatccagaaaaagtgcaagcagttcgtgacatgccaacaccagcaacaataaaagatgtacagaagttgaatggacttttagcttcgctagggagattcatttcgcgatcatcagacaaatgcaagtattttttcgatatactcaagaagggtgcgaaattcaaatggactgatgaatgcgaaaaatcttttcaagggatcaaagaacatcttatgaataatcTATTttaaaaagcagaatcaggagaagattattaatctatcttgcgacgacgtcgcatgcattaagtgtcgtgttattgcgaatagacgcaggagtggagaaacccatctattacattagcaaaacttttaatactgccgagaagaattactcaaagattgagaagctaatcttagcatttttatgcatcatttaagctccgcatatattttcaagcgcacaaaataaaggtattaacaaaagtaccaattgaatcagtgatgaagaattcaaaaagatcaggaagagtggagagatggaatgcacaagtaggccactttgatattaaatatgaaattttgtcttcaccaaaatcacaagttgttgcagatttcttggcagaatttcctttagaagaagatgaagcggtagaagaaatgatggatatagaagaagaacacggagatccaaaagacttattaacagaaccaaatagatgggagatattggtagatggatcatcaaatggagaaggcaatggagttggaattgttttaatttcgccagaaggagcgaagatggctttttcattcagattggaattcgcatccactaataacgaaacggaatatgaagctgtgatacatgccttaaagttcgcaatagaaatgaaactagaaaatgccaggatcactagtgattcgcagctagttattcgccaaataaagggagagtacactacaaatgaaccatccttgaagaaatacaagaagctcgttgaagaattgtcagcgaaaatcccaaaaataaaatggaggcacatttcaaggaaggataacagactcgcagacgcttttgctttcatctcaagcatgatgacagatccaactgcgagatgcataaaaatacagacacttctgtcaccatcaatcaattaagaagaagaagaaatggacgtgatgataatagacggtggagaagaagaacaaacgaacaatatcgcagattggagaacagaacttcatgcatattttgagaaaggagaaacaccaagaaatagattggaagcacacaagttaaaaagccgcgcaacaaattatgaattaagagatgggctgctataccgaaaatcctttaatggactatcactcagatgtttgacacgagaagaaggggaaaaggtgctaaaaatgttacatagtggggatgctggcgaTCATGGCGGGgggagatctttggcacatagagaaaaaatgcaaggctattactggccatacatgcacgaagatgcaaaacaaatgtcAATACGTTGCttagattgtcagcggcatggaaagaaaatacatgcacctggaacacccttgtcatcttcaaccagtgtgtggccttttgaaAAGTGGggattagatattgtggggccatttttaccaggatctggacaaagaagatacttaatagtcgcaacagattatttcacaaaatggacagaagtgaaggcagtacagcatattcgcgacaaagatatctttacattcatattcgaaaatatcatttgtagattcggaattcctgcgcagttcgTATCtgatgggaaacagtttgaaggacagaacatagaaatgttacttaatgcatttaagataaaatgtggaaagtctactcctttgtatccacaaactaatgggcaggtagaagcaacaaacaaaacaattgcagatatattaaagaataaagtagaaggacatcatagagcatggtgcgaacaagtacataatgcagtacgggcgtataatacaactagaagagaagctattggaatgtcgcctttttgtttaacatacggagttgaagcggtgttaccaacagaagttgttattccgacaacaaagagagaagcttggcagaaaaatcttagtgcgggtttgatcttaagcaaacttgttgaattagaagaaaaaagagaaagagctttacagcatatggataattatcagcgaagattagcccgagaatataataaacgtgtcaaagtacgcgaattccatccaggagatttagttctgcgagagacaccaatatatcagcaagaaaatggtggaaagttaacgaaaaaatgggatggaccttacatcattaaggagatagttggaacatgagcttataaattaatggatccagaaggtagagatgttggtcatagacttgacagaccatggaacagattgtacttaaaaaaatattatccgtaagaagttttgagaagttatggattatgaaagaatagttgcgatattattcatatcaaaacaagatcatgatgtccgaagctttcgcagagataatcatagatcaatgacataaaagaaaggggcgaacctttatggcgtacaccctagtttgcGAATAAAATTtaacaagaggcaaatgtaagacctaaagtacgtcatataagggagtacatgttgcatggctcaggaaaaggctacaccgccaccggaacctgagtcatggagatttggggtcaataaagcccatccgggagaggcaccttggattctgagcttaagcatatgacttaggttgggcgactaaggtaataaggactctcccaaggagtgcagaatcggatcaaggcgccgaggtacacggttgagtcaagagtgccaggggcgtctggagcgtaccttgccattcttgacaagtattGGCTTATATTGCAcccggcctgaagaaaaccccacttagggtgaagtctcgtaaccataaaccctataggtaaaagggataagaggctgcgaaaacaactggttgttgttaagactggatgggaggagctaaccttgtatggtagaagtacgcctccttgaaggggcaaccagggggagataagggcggcaccctccattagggagatgataagtgtcttaagacgcaaatttcatgaggcttttactcgcaagggtattaaggcttgtcatatttgtgcaacaatcctgaagaggcaataatactagagaaaaagaaaagacgagatcaatgggttttcgcatgaaagtgcgaagtcgtcctgcgattttgtcgcaagacgacaatataatggggctttattttcgcaagaaaatttaggcctatcatattgtcgcaacattcctgaagaggcaataatacaaaagaaaaagttaaggcaagatcaatgggtttttgcatgaaagtgcaaggacgtcctgttattttgtcgcaatgacaagaggtggcataataatacctttaattaggaaggcaaaataatacCACAtgccaaaacaaaatatttataagtattcataacagatcatttctcgcaagaaagataatgagaggcaagtatgggaatcagtaaacaagaggcattatctttctcgccagcaaaatactaaaagagaaaattaattccaaagttggttgaagaatattattcgcaagaagtaATAAAggtgaaacaattcaagaagatagaactagataagaagctcatgcttcagtattaattccagtataaGGAAATAATGGACGCTCTTCTCCaatattctcattatcgccaacctcttcttcatttttattccgatcttcaccaacaataattcctttgaaagggacttctttttcgctgccaccttgattatcgccagcaattacttctttagaagagatttttttttcgcTGCCACCTtaattagcaccagcagttgcttccttagaagggatctcttctccatcttccagaagactattctctccaccactttcataatcataatcactgtcagcaggatgaggaatttcatcatcatctacttccaaaggttcgattgatgtaggaggaagagatttggacaataaaatatcatttacaaggcctggagatgaacttgacgaagaagtgctctctgatgattcctatcttaaATATCCTTAAAgtgagcaagataatcaagtcttctttcttctcggtcgcgagaaccagtgaggacagagacgagtagtgcattttcctttgcgaattttggcatatttagcctccaaaacagaaatggaggaataaagatttttctcagactctgcgaaaagtggaatacaaaatttcagtaagatgaagaactcaaaaagatatgacaaagaaaagatagttaaggcagtcaaactattatgactaccttccttttgcgaaataaggtgttggatcaaggtcagacaactattctcccaacggtccattgcaccatcaaatttatctccaactaaacctttaagtcgagactgaagatttttctctttagaaataagaaaggcatttttcttcgcaagagaagaataagattcttctaatttggaatattgttctttaagttgattctcctttaccttgaatgagtgtaccTCTTTCAGCGacagatgactctgttacttctttaagttcatttctcaaagagcaaagagattgttcttggtcatcacatactttctgaaggatgctaagttgttgcgaagatatcgtcatcttatttaaacaaattcaattctcttgagatagagttttattctcatctgataaatatttcatccctagattagctttagttaaagaataagaaaggcgagatatttcattacttaataaatcttgcctccgaactaattgggtattttcattagtaaggttatttatatgatcaacagagtatgaatagaggttatctaattggttatattgatccatcaaaatctctttatcaacacgggcatcttcaacagcagattcaaattgatatctctccattattcgtttctggtttaaggcttaacatgcgaaagagggatttcaaggataattaaatatggaaaggataaattcattagaaaggaaaattgaagacacagataaggatatcatacctctcagttcatcattctttttgcgaagattgtcgcaatccagcaaaacattctggagcttttgattttcgagacgaagagcattacactctttttccaaagctgtttgcgaagcagctctgtcagagacaaaatacttactcagaatttcgcaaataccaaacttgacaggatcaatgggagacttgtttccatcatccaggacctcagacaaaactttgaaagcaatatctattccttccacggtttctttcgaaaaaggaagaggttcaggtagagaactggcaatgatagaaggttgagaaacattatcaataggaagagaagaagtttcattcacagaaggattaataaggggggtttcaatcattgaaaggtcagttgaagaaatgacatATGAGGAAGCCTCTTCGCGAATTGgggataatggtttaacttgcgaagatgtcacgGGAGATTtggaagagataagtaagtggaatggaacagaggtttcaacggttttaaggtggcgagatttcttgagaggtttattggcaACCTTATCACCCagcgaatcacaatccagataagaaacagaggcaacaatatttttattagaaaagaataatgtttcttactaccttctgattcgcagactttcttttgtttacaacaatctaatgctgcgatttgggaatattagggttctgaaacgtaaatttggtgttagaggcgtttttgctgaaataaaaacagtatgggaatcacataagcagcatcatcaaataaagcagtaagcaagatcaatttcagcaaaacccataagaaagaaaaaagaaaactaacctcgatgaatccatggaaaacaccagcaggaagattaatttggaagaaagttacgaacagtgaagatctacaaagggaacagtatggagatgaagaagaaatcaaaaagattaaaagaagaagaaagaagaaaaagttgcaatggcagaatttatggaagaacaatagagttgcagagatgagagaataaaaagagaagagaaagtaaaaagaaaatggaaagaagagtaagaagaatatatatataaaaaaaaatttactcgAAGAGATAAAtaccattaatacgaaaagacgtgagcggttaaaaagcagcggttacaaaagacgtgtcaagaaatagatggaagaaaggatacgtgtgataaatgcagaatatgaagagatgaacagctacggtatttctcacatcgttctctacttcacagagaagatatgagaagaggcaagatgtaggatcagaatctcgcagcaataatgccttagcgaaattatcagcaacacaacacaacagcgtcgcagaacaatttcagaaatgacataataaacgacgtcaactaaatcatgagaaaaatgtgacggtcctgcaaaaattagagagttttcgagattaacatttgtaaggtcgcgagaatgtcgcaagccatatccggaaataaaggacatattagttgtcatccactatgtaattccctataaacagccgctcagttgtaaaggaaagagagagatcttctctgattgagaaacaagtaaataggagagagagaaaaatctagagtagtgattattcttgattcctttatcttttcttgtaagattgttcaaagattcatcaataaaatttaagattgttaatctaaaattagttgaatgttaatgaagtcttgtgaggggtgtagtgtaggatttcctgcaactacaaattaaaagaaacctggacgtaaaatgagcttctacggttggaaactaATCTAAACCTGGACgttaaactacatgcaaataaaattttacggttggaattaatcttaacctggacgtaaaatcacttctacggtttttaagttttattttagttaaagggtaagctagacattttgtatatgtgttaggatatcccataactacttttttggacattaaaaatcCAAATGAAACCCCTCTATtgaagtgtgacgccccaataatagacTTCTTTAATACAGTACATTTTATGAAATATTCGTCTATCGGCAATATCAGtacattttttattgtttttgtcaACTCTACGTCGTGCATACCATCTTCTTATGCCGGGAGTAGTTTTCTTTGTCAACTCTACGTGCTTGCATGTCATCTTCTTATTGCTAAGACTACGTGCATATATTGTGGCTTGCACGTATTCCATTTTCTTCGCTATCACCAGCAATTTTCCATTGCCCATTTCGTTTATATATACAGAGAAATCATTGCAATAAATGAACAACAAACCACTTAATTTCACTTACTTTTTGCAACTACAAACTACCATGTCATCATCGTATTCTTTTTTAGTTGTATTACTTGTAATATCAGCAGTAGTGGTCTTAGCATCTGCGGATTACAAACCAGCGAATTATAATGATGTAAAGGATGATGATAACCAAGTTCCTAGCAGCCAAGAATACAAACAAAACAAACCTCAATCAGGAAACCCAACTGATGaaaatgaggatgatgaagatgaagaaggtcTCATCAACGTTGGAATTGATCATCGACCATGGACATCTATGCTTTCAGAGCCATCTCTTCAAAGCTATCTATCGAACGTATACTACCAAAAATCATGTCCCAGTCTCGAAGAAATCATACACAAGAAGGTAGCTGCATGGATCAAGAAGGATGCCACTATTGCTGCTAGTATCCTCAGGTTGCACTTCCATGACTGCGCTATCAGGGTaagcatttttttttataatgatgTTGGTTATTAATTTAATAACGTAATTTTTTTTGGATATATATTAGTGATTGATCATCCAGTAATTTTGTCATTAGGGGTGTGATGCTTCAATCCTTCTGAGTCACCCTGGAAGTGAAAAGGACGCAGACGCCAGCAAAACATTGAGAGGATTCGAACTAATAGACGAAATCAAAGCAGAAGTTGAGGAGAAATGTCCCAAAACTGTTTCTTGTGCTGACATCCTCACTGCTGCAGCTAGAGATGCTACGGTTGCGATTGGAGTCCCTTTCTGGGAGGTCCCATATGGTAGAAAAGATGGACTAGTTTCGATTGCTAAGGAAGCTGATTATGCAGTACCCAAAGGTCGCGAAAGTGTCACAACTTTGATTGAATTCTTCCAATCTATAGGATTGAATCTTATTGATTTGGTTGTCCTCTCAGGTATGTATATTTCTCCTTGGATATCAACTAACATCAAGTGTTTTAATGATCTTGCTTAAAATGACTAAGTGGGTGTTCATCTTTAATTAGGAGCACACACCATTGGAAAGTGTAACTGTGGTGTGATCCAAGACAGGCTCTACAACTATCAAGGAACCGGCAAGGCTGATCCAACTATCGACGTCAAATATTTGAATTTCTTGAAGAGAAAATGCAAACGTGCATCAGAATATGTAGAACTGGATGGAGAAACCCCAACGACGTTCGATTCGATGTATTACACAAACCTGCAGATGAATAAAGGATTACTTAAAACCGATCAATTACTTAACTCTGACTCAAGAACTTCTGGTTTAGTTGATGCAATGGCAAATCAACCAGAATGGCTCTTCCTTCAACAGTTTTCTGTGTCCATGGTAAAACTTGGAAACACTCAAGTTCTCACCGGCAAGAAGGAAGGAGAGATTCGAATAAAGTGCAGTTCTATCAATTCTGCTAATTACTAGATTAATTATTAAGCGACGGATCTTATGAGTATTGTTTCTTTTTAATGCTATATATCCATATGAGTACAGATATATGCATGTATACGTAAGTTGTTGTTTTCTGTTGTAATTTTGAACTCCCTAttttacaaatatatatatattgcccCTTGAGTGGTGAACCAGAGGAAATTTTAATTCCTCCTTCTCTATACATACAGATAATGATACTGGCAACAAAATTACGGTATATGAAAGATGAATAAATTCCTTGAGCTTCACTCGTGTTATGGAGGTCTTTTTAGGGGCAAAAATTGGATACTAATTATCACATAATTACATAGGTGTTCATATTAACCAACGGCACATAGGACAACAATTATCTATGTTTAACCAATCGAGAAGACATTTTATGTGATACATCGTACGGCGGCAGCACAACGGCTGTGCAATATAAATCAGTTCCCAATTTGAAACGAATTCCTAGTACcttgcaaacaaaaaaaaatcttttagagAAAATAGAGGGagtaataaaaaaagaaaaataagaaataaactACAATGGGAAATAGGAGACTAGGACTACTTTCTAATTCTATAAGagttcaagagttttcttttgttaagcacCGATAGTTAAATTTTCGGCTATCATTGGGTCCGGTGGAAGCCCATTAATGATTAGAAACAATATATTTTGTACTAATTGTTTCATCCACCGCTGATAGTTAGGGCTGTGCAAAAAAAAATGGAACCACGGATTTCATCcatatccgtccgcaaaattactGATGAAAGTCAATCCGCAAGAATTATGGACCGGACACAGTTTGGCTGCGGTTGGACATTACAATCCGCGGATTTACCCGCACCACACGATTTTGGAAAGACAAATTTTAAGTGATGGAAAAAAAACATATCACCATTACACAAAACTACAAATCTATGCCCATGTATGCTGAGGTTTAAAGATTGTTCGAAAACTTATCCGCCTCAAAAAAGGGAATTCACAAAAACTGTGACTAGCGGTGGAATTTCGTTCCAAGACATTAATTTGTCTCCGACTACTGAAAGCATTTGCTAATCTACAAATAAAAGATGTGGATAAACAGTTATCTTGGGTGATTAAGTCTTAGAATTTGTCGTCGTTTTCCTGACTATGAACAACACTTGATCTCTCTActagtaatcacaaataattcaaAGAATGGAACAACCATATTAAAGAACAAGACAatcacaaatatttttttttctccgaCTAAATCCGTcgttaatccgcatccg
The sequence above is a segment of the Papaver somniferum cultivar HN1 unplaced genomic scaffold, ASM357369v1 unplaced-scaffold_125, whole genome shotgun sequence genome. Coding sequences within it:
- the LOC113331183 gene encoding peroxidase 7-like; the protein is MSSSYSFLVVLLVISAVVVLASADYKPANYNDVKDDDNQVPSSQEYKQNKPQSGNPTDENEDDEDEEGLINVGIDHRPWTSMLSEPSLQSYLSNVYYQKSCPSLEEIIHKKVAAWIKKDATIAASILRLHFHDCAIRGCDASILLSHPGSEKDADASKTLRGFELIDEIKAEVEEKCPKTVSCADILTAAARDATVAIGVPFWEVPYGRKDGLVSIAKEADYAVPKGRESVTTLIEFFQSIGLNLIDLVVLSGAHTIGKCNCGVIQDRLYNYQGTGKADPTIDVKYLNFLKRKCKRASEYVELDGETPTTFDSMYYTNLQMNKGLLKTDQLLNSDSRTSGLVDAMANQPEWLFLQQFSVSMVKLGNTQVLTGKKEGEIRIKCSSINSANY